In Bubalus kerabau isolate K-KA32 ecotype Philippines breed swamp buffalo chromosome 4, PCC_UOA_SB_1v2, whole genome shotgun sequence, one DNA window encodes the following:
- the SLC31A2 gene encoding protein SLC31A2 isoform X1 produces the protein MAMHFIFSDEVVLLFDFWSVHSPTGMALSVLVILLLAVLYESIKVGKARLLYQALMNLSIPSQQLIEAADQDSSSSDSLPVSRSPLRWFLCHFGQSLLHVAQVVVGYFVMLVVMSYNTWIFFGVVLGSAGCSQGIASSWKLSAEASACSLEF, from the exons ATGGCG atgcATTTCATCTTCTCAGATGAGGTAGTGCTTCTCTTTGATTTTTGGAGCGTCCACAGTCCTACAG GCATGGCCCTTTCTGTGTTGGTCATCCTGCTTCTGGCTGTGTTGTATGAAAGCATCAAGGTTGGCAAAGCCAGGCTGCTCTACCAGGCCCTGATGAACCTGTCCATCCCAAGCCAGCAGCTTATTGAAGCGGCAGACCAGGATTCTTCAAGCTCAGACTCCCTGCCTGTCAGCAGAAGCCCTCTCAG GTGGTTTTTGTGTCACTTCGGCCAGTCTCTGCTCCATGTCGCTCAGGTGGTCGTTGGCTACTTCGTGATGTTGGTGGTTATGTCCTATAACACCTGGATTTTCTTCGGCGTGGTCCTGGGCTCAG CTGGCTGTTCTCAAGGCATTGCCAGCTCCTGGAAACTTTCAGCTGAAGCCAGCGCTTGCTCCCTGGAGTTCTGA
- the SLC31A2 gene encoding protein SLC31A2 isoform X2: protein MHFIFSDEVVLLFDFWSVHSPTGMALSVLVILLLAVLYESIKVGKARLLYQALMNLSIPSQQLIEAADQDSSSSDSLPVSRSPLRWFLCHFGQSLLHVAQVVVGYFVMLVVMSYNTWIFFGVVLGSAGCSQGIASSWKLSAEASACSLEF from the exons atgcATTTCATCTTCTCAGATGAGGTAGTGCTTCTCTTTGATTTTTGGAGCGTCCACAGTCCTACAG GCATGGCCCTTTCTGTGTTGGTCATCCTGCTTCTGGCTGTGTTGTATGAAAGCATCAAGGTTGGCAAAGCCAGGCTGCTCTACCAGGCCCTGATGAACCTGTCCATCCCAAGCCAGCAGCTTATTGAAGCGGCAGACCAGGATTCTTCAAGCTCAGACTCCCTGCCTGTCAGCAGAAGCCCTCTCAG GTGGTTTTTGTGTCACTTCGGCCAGTCTCTGCTCCATGTCGCTCAGGTGGTCGTTGGCTACTTCGTGATGTTGGTGGTTATGTCCTATAACACCTGGATTTTCTTCGGCGTGGTCCTGGGCTCAG CTGGCTGTTCTCAAGGCATTGCCAGCTCCTGGAAACTTTCAGCTGAAGCCAGCGCTTGCTCCCTGGAGTTCTGA
- the SLC31A2 gene encoding protein SLC31A2 isoform X3, with translation MAMHFIFSDEVVLLFDFWSVHSPTGMALSVLVILLLAVLYESIKVGKARLLYQALMNLSIPSQQLIEAADQDSSSSDSLPVSRSPLRWFLCHFGQSLLHVAQVVVGYFVMLVVMSYNTWIFFGVVLGSGVGYYLAYPLLSMT, from the exons ATGGCG atgcATTTCATCTTCTCAGATGAGGTAGTGCTTCTCTTTGATTTTTGGAGCGTCCACAGTCCTACAG GCATGGCCCTTTCTGTGTTGGTCATCCTGCTTCTGGCTGTGTTGTATGAAAGCATCAAGGTTGGCAAAGCCAGGCTGCTCTACCAGGCCCTGATGAACCTGTCCATCCCAAGCCAGCAGCTTATTGAAGCGGCAGACCAGGATTCTTCAAGCTCAGACTCCCTGCCTGTCAGCAGAAGCCCTCTCAG GTGGTTTTTGTGTCACTTCGGCCAGTCTCTGCTCCATGTCGCTCAGGTGGTCGTTGGCTACTTCGTGATGTTGGTGGTTATGTCCTATAACACCTGGATTTTCTTCGGCGTGGTCCTGGGCTCAGGTGTGGGCTACTACCTGGCCTACCCACTTCTCAGCATGACTTAG